In the Pseudanabaena sp. PCC 7367 genome, one interval contains:
- the psbU gene encoding photosystem II complex extrinsic protein PsbU — translation MKKLFSFLIAIAAIFTICLSSLYVPATSSYAWAEDLPETNFYTRSSKKIDLNNANVYAFRSIRGMYPNLAKKIVANAPYDKVDDVLNIADLSETQKQTLKDNMDQFDVRQPDPSLNRERINNSSYRL, via the coding sequence ATGAAAAAATTATTCAGCTTTCTAATCGCCATAGCTGCCATCTTTACCATATGTCTATCCAGTCTTTACGTACCGGCCACCAGCAGTTACGCATGGGCTGAGGATCTGCCAGAAACCAATTTCTATACCAGATCTTCTAAGAAAATAGATTTAAACAATGCCAATGTTTATGCTTTTAGAAGCATTCGTGGCATGTACCCGAACCTGGCTAAAAAGATCGTGGCCAACGCACCCTACGACAAAGTTGATGATGTTCTAAATATTGCGGATTTGAGTGAGACGCAAAAGCAAACACTTAAAGACAACATGGATCAATTTGATGTACGGCAACCTGATCCTTCGCTGAATCGGGAACGGATCAATAATTCCAGCTACAGACTTTAG
- a CDS encoding FtsW/RodA/SpoVE family cell cycle protein — MKLLRIFPFFDSSVSRWAAEARIIRWLTFLWLFVGLVVLFSASFPNADGLGDGFYYFKQQLIWAALALIIFNITVHFPLRLTIKIGSIGLFVVLLLLFATYIPGIGEARNDSTRWLKLGSFLLQPSEFIKPFLVLQAANLFGRWKQTGLLAKLFWLLVFAISLLGILMQPSLSMTALSGMSLWLMAMAAGIPWYQLTGTAVMGVAAGVFSIATKEYQRRRLMSFLNPWVDQAGDGYQLSQSLMAIGSGGTWGTGFGLSNQKMFLPFQYTDFIFSVFAEEFGLVGCIALIAMLLIFASLGFRVALMCKDAVVRLVAIGSTVFLVGQAFLNIGVASGVLPTTGITFPFFSYGGSSLLSSLAIAALLVRAAREMSAAEIISIDRFNVQERRDRLREKRYRS, encoded by the coding sequence GTGAAACTACTTAGAATTTTCCCCTTCTTTGATTCCAGTGTGAGCCGCTGGGCAGCCGAAGCCAGAATTATTCGCTGGCTTACTTTTCTATGGTTGTTTGTTGGCTTAGTGGTGCTGTTTTCAGCCTCATTTCCTAACGCAGATGGCTTGGGAGATGGCTTTTATTATTTCAAGCAACAGTTGATCTGGGCAGCTCTGGCGCTGATTATATTTAATATTACGGTGCATTTCCCACTGCGATTGACGATCAAAATTGGCAGCATTGGCTTATTTGTGGTGCTGTTGTTATTATTCGCCACCTATATTCCTGGCATTGGTGAGGCGCGGAATGACTCAACCCGCTGGCTGAAGCTGGGATCATTTTTATTGCAGCCATCGGAATTTATTAAGCCGTTTTTGGTGTTGCAAGCAGCTAATTTGTTTGGTCGCTGGAAACAAACTGGCTTATTGGCTAAGTTGTTCTGGTTATTGGTGTTTGCGATCTCCCTGCTGGGGATTTTGATGCAGCCTAGTTTGAGTATGACCGCGCTGTCGGGGATGTCGCTATGGTTGATGGCGATGGCAGCGGGGATTCCCTGGTATCAATTGACTGGCACAGCAGTGATGGGTGTAGCGGCAGGGGTGTTTAGTATTGCGACCAAGGAATATCAGCGGCGGCGTTTGATGTCTTTTTTGAACCCCTGGGTCGATCAGGCTGGTGATGGTTATCAGCTCAGCCAAAGCTTGATGGCGATCGGTTCGGGTGGCACCTGGGGTACTGGGTTTGGTCTGTCTAATCAGAAAATGTTTTTGCCATTTCAATATACCGACTTCATCTTTTCGGTTTTTGCAGAAGAGTTTGGCCTGGTTGGTTGCATTGCCCTGATTGCAATGCTGCTCATTTTTGCCAGCCTGGGCTTTCGGGTCGCGTTGATGTGCAAGGATGCGGTAGTAAGGCTGGTGGCGATCGGCTCGACGGTGTTTTTGGTGGGGCAAGCATTTTTGAATATTGGCGTGGCCTCCGGTGTGTTGCCCACCACTGGGATTACTTTTCCGTTCTTTAGCTATGGTGGCAGTTCGCTACTTTCAAGTTTGGCGATCGCTGCACTTTTAGTTCGAGCAGCCAGGGAAATGTCGGCGGCGGAAATAATTTCGATCGACAGGTTCAATGTCCAAGAACGCCGCGATCGGCTTAGAGAAAAGCGCTATCGCTCTTAA
- a CDS encoding YbaB/EbfC family nucleoid-associated protein has product MPQGQGFGFGLGKMKEAFQKAKQIQEGAKQLQEELEEMRLTAESGGGLVKITLTGNQEPCAVEIDPKALEESPEMLSDLVLTAMKEAYALSTATMKERMEELTGGLGLPGAF; this is encoded by the coding sequence ATGCCACAAGGACAGGGATTTGGATTTGGCCTCGGTAAAATGAAGGAGGCTTTCCAGAAGGCAAAGCAAATTCAAGAAGGCGCTAAGCAACTACAAGAAGAACTGGAAGAAATGCGCCTTACCGCCGAATCTGGTGGTGGTCTGGTCAAAATCACCCTCACTGGTAACCAGGAGCCTTGCGCAGTGGAGATTGATCCTAAGGCATTAGAAGAAAGCCCAGAAATGTTGTCTGACTTGGTTTTGACGGCAATGAAAGAAGCCTATGCTCTCTCTACTGCCACGATGAAGGAGCGGATGGAAGAGTTGACCGGTGGATTGGGCTTGCCGGGTGCATTCTAG
- the glmU gene encoding bifunctional UDP-N-acetylglucosamine diphosphorylase/glucosamine-1-phosphate N-acetyltransferase GlmU, producing the protein MLAVAILAAGKGTRMKSDLPKVLQDLAGKSLIERVIDTAEQLNPDRILLIVGYKSDLVRTALQDKIAANPKIEFVEQAEQLGTGHAIQQLLEPLADFSGDLVVLTGDSPLLRSTTLHELVTIHRDRQVPATVLTAILPDPTGYGRVFCDDQNQIERIIEHRDCTPEQRQNQRVSSGMYCYNWPELAAVLPKLSTNNDQKEYYLTEVFDYLSPVLAVDVADYEESFGINDRVQLSHAYGVLQERTKTKWLRAGVTMLMPETISIDETVEIEPNAIIEPQTHLRGSTRIASGAHIGPGSMIVDSTIAAGARVQFSVITNSKVGTNCRVGPYAHLRDQTVIGDHCRIGNFVELKQAKIGQKTNAAHLSYIGNAKLGDKVNIGAGTITANYDGFQKHETIIGDRAKTGSNTVLVAPVTLGNNVNVGAGSVVTEDVEPNALVIGRARQVVRPDYYDQSGRKRTKP; encoded by the coding sequence ATGCTAGCAGTGGCAATTTTGGCAGCGGGTAAGGGCACCAGGATGAAATCCGATTTGCCAAAGGTATTACAGGACTTGGCCGGAAAATCACTGATCGAGCGGGTGATCGATACGGCTGAACAGCTCAACCCCGATCGCATTTTGCTGATTGTCGGCTACAAAAGTGATCTGGTCAGGACAGCCCTGCAAGATAAGATAGCGGCAAACCCGAAAATAGAATTTGTAGAGCAAGCAGAACAACTTGGCACCGGACATGCAATCCAGCAATTGCTTGAGCCCCTGGCAGATTTTTCCGGCGATCTGGTTGTGCTGACTGGCGATTCACCTTTGCTGCGATCGACCACCCTGCATGAGCTGGTTACCATTCACCGCGATCGCCAAGTCCCTGCCACCGTTTTGACCGCAATTTTGCCCGATCCCACCGGCTATGGTCGCGTTTTTTGTGATGATCAAAATCAAATTGAGCGGATCATTGAGCACCGCGATTGCACGCCGGAGCAACGCCAGAATCAGCGGGTTAGTTCCGGCATGTATTGCTATAACTGGCCAGAATTAGCGGCGGTGTTACCCAAACTATCCACCAACAATGATCAAAAAGAATATTACCTCACTGAAGTATTTGATTATCTCTCCCCAGTCCTAGCCGTAGATGTGGCTGACTACGAAGAGAGCTTTGGCATTAACGATCGCGTCCAGCTTTCCCATGCCTATGGCGTTTTGCAAGAACGCACCAAAACCAAATGGCTGAGGGCAGGCGTGACCATGCTGATGCCGGAAACAATTTCGATCGATGAAACCGTAGAAATTGAACCAAACGCAATTATCGAACCCCAAACCCACCTGCGGGGCAGTACCAGAATTGCATCGGGGGCACATATTGGCCCAGGCAGCATGATTGTCGATAGCACGATCGCCGCCGGTGCAAGGGTGCAGTTTTCGGTGATTACCAACAGCAAAGTTGGCACCAATTGCCGGGTGGGTCCCTATGCCCATCTGCGCGATCAAACTGTAATTGGCGATCACTGCCGGATCGGTAATTTTGTGGAGCTTAAACAGGCCAAAATTGGCCAAAAAACTAATGCTGCTCACCTGAGCTATATTGGAAATGCCAAGCTTGGTGATAAAGTTAATATTGGCGCGGGCACCATAACCGCTAACTATGATGGCTTTCAAAAACATGAGACCATAATTGGCGATCGCGCTAAAACTGGTTCTAATACCGTCCTGGTAGCACCAGTTACCCTGGGCAACAATGTCAATGTAGGGGCGGGATCAGTTGTGACAGAAGATGTGGAACCTAATGCGCTAGTGATTGGTAGAGCCAGGCAGGTTGTCCGGCCTGATTACTATGATCAATCTGGGCGAAAAAGAACAAAGCCATAA
- the prfC gene encoding peptide chain release factor 3 translates to MNQLQQEVDKRRTFAIISHPDAGKTTLTEKLLLYGGAIHLAGAVKARASQRHVTSDWMELEQQRGISITSTVLQFNYQNFCLNLLDTPGHKDFSEDTYRTLAAADNAVMLEDAGKGLEPQTRKLFEVCRMRSLPIFTFMNKLDRPTRDPLELLDEIEQELGLTPYAMNWPIGTGDRFRGVYDRQSGTIHLFNRVKHGQQAAEVEIMLPDDPRLADLIEPDLYEQMLEEIDVLDSIGAEWDQAALHSGKMTPVFFGSAMNNFGVELFLKSFLQYALKPTNHDSTAGNVAPTDQDFSGFVFKLQANMDPRHRDRIAFVRVCSGKFEKDMTVTHVRSGKNVRLSHAQKLFAQGREALDEAYAGDVIGLNNPGVFTIGDTICTGKKLQFAGIPQFSPEMFAYLRNPNPSKFKQFRKGVSELQEEGAIQIMYSSNEAVRDPILGAVGQLQFEVVQHRLQSEYGVDSRLESLPYSVARWVEGGWEAIEDAGRLFNTMTVKDMLNRPVLLFKNSWNLDQIRSDHPDLKLSASAPVLTL, encoded by the coding sequence ATGAATCAGTTACAGCAAGAAGTAGACAAACGCCGCACCTTTGCGATTATTTCGCACCCGGATGCTGGTAAAACCACCCTCACCGAAAAATTGCTGTTGTATGGGGGCGCAATTCACCTGGCTGGGGCAGTAAAAGCACGGGCTTCGCAACGACATGTCACTTCGGACTGGATGGAACTGGAGCAACAGCGGGGGATTTCGATCACTTCGACGGTGTTGCAGTTTAACTACCAAAATTTTTGCTTGAACTTGCTCGATACCCCAGGCCACAAGGATTTTAGTGAAGACACCTATCGCACCCTGGCGGCGGCTGACAATGCGGTAATGCTCGAAGATGCTGGGAAAGGCTTGGAGCCACAAACCCGGAAGCTGTTTGAAGTTTGCCGGATGCGATCGCTGCCAATTTTTACGTTCATGAACAAGCTCGATCGCCCCACCCGCGATCCCCTTGAACTTCTCGATGAAATTGAACAGGAACTAGGCTTAACTCCCTATGCAATGAACTGGCCGATCGGCACGGGCGATCGCTTTCGGGGTGTATACGATCGCCAAAGTGGCACAATTCATTTATTCAATCGGGTTAAGCATGGCCAGCAAGCGGCGGAAGTAGAAATCATGTTGCCGGATGATCCGCGCTTAGCTGATTTGATTGAGCCCGACCTGTATGAACAGATGCTCGAAGAGATCGATGTGCTCGATAGCATTGGCGCAGAATGGGATCAAGCTGCCCTCCATAGTGGCAAAATGACCCCTGTGTTTTTTGGTAGTGCCATGAACAACTTTGGCGTGGAGCTATTTCTAAAATCCTTCTTGCAATATGCGCTCAAGCCCACTAACCATGACAGCACTGCTGGAAATGTCGCCCCCACCGATCAAGATTTTTCCGGCTTTGTTTTTAAGTTGCAGGCCAACATGGACCCCAGACACCGCGATCGGATCGCTTTTGTGCGAGTCTGCTCCGGTAAGTTTGAAAAAGATATGACCGTTACCCATGTGCGCAGCGGTAAAAATGTACGCCTCTCCCATGCCCAGAAGCTCTTTGCCCAGGGTCGTGAAGCCCTCGATGAAGCCTACGCGGGTGATGTGATTGGCTTGAATAACCCCGGAGTCTTTACGATCGGCGATACGATCTGCACTGGCAAAAAGTTGCAGTTTGCTGGCATTCCACAGTTTTCACCGGAAATGTTTGCCTATTTGCGCAATCCCAACCCATCTAAGTTTAAGCAGTTCCGCAAGGGTGTATCGGAGTTGCAAGAAGAAGGCGCGATCCAGATTATGTATTCCAGCAACGAAGCGGTGCGCGATCCGATCCTGGGTGCAGTGGGGCAGTTGCAGTTTGAAGTGGTGCAACATCGGCTCCAGAGTGAATATGGCGTAGATAGCAGGCTGGAATCGCTGCCCTATAGTGTGGCGCGGTGGGTGGAAGGTGGCTGGGAAGCGATCGAAGATGCTGGGCGCTTATTTAATACCATGACGGTTAAGGATATGCTAAATCGTCCGGTGTTGCTGTTCAAAAATTCCTGGAACCTGGATCAAATCAGGTCTGACCATCCCGATCTCAAACTCAGTGCTTCGGCACCGGTATTAACTCTTTAA
- a CDS encoding helix-turn-helix domain-containing protein codes for MKSLVSQALDRTMFEFKISGAQLSRQSGVSQSQLSQFRTGKVDISTSNFVKIVRALPDEARRYYLSLVFNVGWESALLQGMPAEVASNRLASSGMNEGRPESASALVQFIRAWLERNQVTMMEFELAIQQRTNLTLAKLKEIVAGRMPTETELGYLGMVLRDDRNQPFEFEYLKAICEQNSIPSANSTNSSNPGNASSGQSRNSPNSPNSPNSKENDPQNGDCSPQPN; via the coding sequence ATGAAATCGCTGGTTTCTCAGGCGTTAGATCGCACCATGTTTGAATTCAAAATTTCCGGTGCCCAGCTATCGCGGCAATCCGGAGTTTCGCAATCGCAACTGAGCCAATTTCGCACTGGCAAAGTTGACATCAGTACCTCTAATTTTGTCAAAATTGTGCGAGCTTTGCCGGATGAAGCAAGGCGCTATTATCTGAGCCTGGTATTCAATGTGGGCTGGGAGTCGGCTTTGTTGCAGGGAATGCCAGCAGAAGTGGCAAGCAACCGGTTAGCTAGTAGTGGCATGAATGAAGGCAGGCCGGAATCAGCATCAGCCCTGGTGCAATTTATCCGCGCTTGGCTGGAACGCAATCAGGTCACCATGATGGAGTTTGAGCTGGCGATCCAGCAGCGCACTAACCTCACCTTGGCGAAGCTAAAAGAGATTGTGGCTGGCAGAATGCCCACTGAAACTGAGCTGGGCTATCTGGGGATGGTGCTGCGGGATGATCGTAATCAACCGTTTGAGTTTGAATATCTAAAAGCAATCTGTGAGCAAAATTCGATTCCCTCAGCTAATTCCACTAATTCCAGTAATCCTGGCAATGCTAGTTCGGGGCAATCGCGCAATAGTCCTAATAGTCCTAATAGTCCGAATAGTAAAGAGAATGACCCACAGAATGGCGATTGTAGCCCCCAACCCAATTAG
- a CDS encoding SDR family NAD(P)-dependent oxidoreductase — MERTRNKDRVALVTGSTSGIGLAIAKQLAIDGFTIAFHSKASIETGQALAQSYENASYNQADLADQDQASELIAEVLAHHDRLDVLVNNAGITAEIPHHELKQATPEIWRQLHEVNVIAPWTLIAEAETALREASGQDYTSCIINISSHAGIRPKGASIPYAASKAALNHITRLLAVSLAPEIRINGIAPGLVDTSMSKNWTDAQNLWRQRSPMGRGAQPAEIAQIASMLIASSYLTGEIVIADGGLNLT, encoded by the coding sequence ATGGAGCGAACTAGAAACAAAGATAGGGTTGCTCTGGTGACTGGTTCGACCTCTGGGATTGGCCTGGCGATCGCTAAACAACTGGCGATCGATGGCTTTACGATCGCGTTTCATTCCAAAGCTTCGATCGAAACTGGCCAAGCACTAGCGCAATCCTACGAAAATGCCTCCTATAATCAAGCCGATCTTGCCGATCAAGACCAAGCAAGTGAATTGATTGCGGAGGTGTTGGCCCATCACGATCGCTTAGATGTTTTAGTCAATAATGCTGGGATCACCGCCGAAATTCCCCACCATGAACTTAAACAAGCTACTCCCGAAATCTGGCGACAACTCCATGAGGTGAACGTAATTGCCCCCTGGACATTGATCGCTGAGGCCGAAACCGCTTTGCGCGAAGCTTCTGGCCAGGATTATACTAGCTGCATTATTAACATTAGCTCCCATGCTGGCATTCGCCCCAAAGGAGCCTCAATCCCCTATGCGGCTAGCAAGGCAGCGCTTAACCATATCACCCGGCTTTTGGCGGTCAGTCTTGCTCCAGAAATTCGGATCAATGGAATCGCGCCAGGGTTGGTAGATACATCCATGAGCAAAAACTGGACAGACGCGCAAAATCTCTGGCGACAGCGATCGCCGATGGGAAGGGGGGCGCAACCGGCAGAAATTGCCCAGATTGCCTCGATGTTAATTGCCAGTAGTTATCTTACGGGCGAGATTGTGATTGCCGATGGTGGCCTAAACCTTACCTGA
- a CDS encoding SufS family cysteine desulfurase produces MTSTAPKIQTLTIADRTRADFPILNQEVNGQPLIYFDNAASSQKPIAVLDAWRYYYEHDNANVHRGAHTLSARATDAYELAREKVAKFINARSSQEIVYTRNASEAINLVAYSWGMANLNKGDEVILSAMEHHSNLVPWQMVAQKTGAVLRHVQITDSGELDLEHYKTLLSDRTKLVSIVHVSNTLGCINPIAEIISLAHDRGIKVLLDACQSVPHMPIDVQAIDCDWLVASGHKMCAPTGIGFLYGKLDLLREMPPFLGGGEMIAEVYLDHSTYADLPHKFEAGTPAIGEAIALGAAIDYLQNIGMDKIYAYEQELAGYLLKRMLEIPEIQIYGPLDHRAALVAFAPKAGFHANDVAEILDQSGVAIRSGHHCTQPLHSHFGITGTARASLYFYNTVAEIDAFMGHLREAIAFFKNIMG; encoded by the coding sequence ATGACTAGTACCGCGCCTAAGATTCAAACCCTTACGATCGCCGATCGCACCAGAGCCGACTTCCCGATCCTGAATCAAGAAGTCAATGGCCAGCCGTTGATTTATTTCGACAATGCGGCCAGCTCCCAGAAACCGATCGCGGTGCTTGATGCTTGGCGCTATTACTATGAGCATGACAACGCCAATGTACATCGCGGCGCGCATACCCTCAGCGCCAGGGCGACCGATGCCTATGAACTAGCCAGGGAAAAAGTGGCTAAGTTTATTAATGCCCGGTCATCCCAGGAGATTGTCTATACCCGCAATGCCAGCGAGGCGATCAACCTGGTGGCCTATAGCTGGGGCATGGCTAATTTAAACAAAGGCGATGAAGTGATTCTGTCGGCAATGGAACACCATAGCAACCTGGTGCCCTGGCAAATGGTGGCACAAAAAACGGGTGCGGTGTTGCGGCATGTACAAATCACTGATTCCGGTGAGCTGGATCTAGAGCATTACAAAACGCTGCTGAGTGATAGGACAAAATTAGTCTCGATCGTCCATGTTTCCAATACGCTGGGCTGCATCAATCCGATCGCTGAGATCATCTCCCTAGCCCACGATCGCGGTATCAAAGTTTTGCTGGATGCCTGCCAGAGTGTGCCGCATATGCCGATCGATGTCCAGGCGATCGATTGTGATTGGCTGGTGGCTTCGGGGCATAAGATGTGTGCGCCGACGGGGATTGGTTTTTTATATGGCAAATTAGATTTACTGCGGGAGATGCCGCCGTTTCTAGGGGGTGGCGAGATGATCGCGGAGGTTTACTTAGATCATTCCACCTATGCGGATTTGCCCCACAAGTTTGAGGCGGGTACACCAGCAATCGGCGAGGCGATCGCCCTGGGTGCGGCGATCGATTATTTACAAAACATTGGCATGGACAAGATCTACGCCTATGAGCAGGAGTTGGCGGGCTACCTGTTGAAAAGAATGCTAGAAATCCCCGAAATTCAAATCTATGGCCCCCTCGATCATCGTGCGGCGTTGGTGGCGTTTGCGCCGAAGGCTGGTTTTCATGCTAATGATGTGGCGGAAATTCTGGATCAATCGGGCGTGGCGATCCGATCGGGGCATCACTGCACGCAGCCGTTGCATAGTCATTTTGGGATCACGGGGACGGCCAGGGCGAGTTTGTATTTTTATAATACGGTTGCGGAGATCGATGCGTTTATGGGGCATCTGCGGGAGGCGATCGCGTTTTTCAAAAATATTATGGGTTAG
- a CDS encoding FAD-binding oxidoreductase → MKAAEKEAIADAYTELLGSENVVTYEYLAPMLKKRINNSIAPTSGETGASADRPDHSICCVVYPQSQVQLSEAIALAHENKWRVIPCGNGSKIDWGGLASGAEVVVSTSRLNHLVEHAIGDLTVTVEAGINFIELQSVLAEANQFLAIDPAYARRSTLGGIVATGNSGSLRHRYNSVRDMCIGISFVRYDGEIAKAGGQVVKNVAGYDLMKLLTGSYGTLGIISQLTFRLYPLPEASGTVIVKGSNEAIARLRTELLSATLTPTVVDILSNQAMEHLGYGKSLGLVIRFQTIPASIKEQSDRVQELAKSVQLAKPMEVDVIAETAEADTWQAIDNLYWHGDRENYTRSNTALPQAIVAKIGVLTDQACLLITEIEAIVAQRLPNFTAYVRVHASSGLGILRLQPNENTGEDYDYQAIVAIKEAIDKIRYLVSRKEGFLSILEAPVALKQEIDIWDYSADTLTLMKKLKQEFDPQGMFSADRLV, encoded by the coding sequence GTGAAAGCAGCAGAGAAAGAAGCGATCGCCGATGCATACACCGAGCTATTGGGTTCCGAGAACGTCGTAACCTACGAATACCTCGCGCCAATGCTCAAAAAGCGGATTAATAACTCGATCGCCCCGACTAGTGGTGAAACAGGTGCATCAGCCGATCGACCCGACCATAGTATTTGCTGCGTCGTCTATCCCCAGAGCCAGGTGCAACTGTCCGAAGCGATCGCCCTTGCCCATGAAAACAAATGGCGCGTGATCCCCTGTGGCAACGGCAGCAAAATCGATTGGGGTGGCTTGGCCAGTGGCGCGGAAGTGGTGGTTAGTACCTCGCGGCTAAATCATCTGGTGGAACATGCGATCGGCGATCTCACCGTTACCGTCGAAGCGGGGATTAATTTCATTGAACTGCAATCGGTCTTGGCGGAAGCAAATCAATTTTTGGCGATCGATCCTGCCTATGCCAGGCGATCGACCCTGGGTGGGATTGTGGCGACGGGGAATAGTGGATCGCTGCGTCATCGCTATAACAGTGTGCGCGACATGTGCATTGGCATTTCGTTTGTGCGCTACGACGGCGAGATCGCCAAGGCGGGTGGTCAGGTGGTCAAGAACGTGGCAGGCTATGACCTGATGAAGCTCTTGACGGGCTCCTATGGCACTCTGGGCATAATTTCCCAGCTTACCTTTCGGCTCTATCCCCTGCCCGAAGCGTCTGGTACTGTGATTGTAAAGGGTTCCAACGAGGCGATCGCCCGACTCCGTACCGAACTCCTCAGCGCCACACTCACCCCCACGGTGGTAGATATTTTGTCTAATCAAGCAATGGAGCATCTGGGCTATGGCAAAAGTCTGGGCTTGGTGATCCGGTTCCAGACCATCCCTGCCAGCATCAAGGAACAATCCGATCGGGTGCAGGAGTTGGCGAAATCGGTGCAACTAGCTAAACCAATGGAAGTTGATGTGATTGCTGAAACAGCGGAGGCCGATACCTGGCAAGCGATCGATAACCTCTATTGGCATGGCGATCGAGAAAACTATACCCGCTCGAATACAGCCTTGCCCCAGGCGATCGTGGCTAAAATCGGCGTGCTAACCGATCAGGCTTGTTTGCTGATTACCGAAATTGAGGCGATCGTCGCCCAAAGGTTACCCAACTTCACCGCCTATGTGCGGGTGCATGCCAGCAGTGGTCTGGGGATTTTGCGCCTCCAACCCAACGAAAACACGGGCGAGGATTATGATTACCAAGCGATCGTAGCGATCAAAGAGGCGATCGATAAAATTCGCTACTTGGTCAGCCGCAAAGAGGGTTTCCTTTCAATCCTGGAGGCTCCGGTGGCGCTCAAACAAGAGATCGACATCTGGGATTACTCTGCCGACACGCTGACGCTGATGAAAAAGCTGAAGCAGGAGTTTGATCCACAAGGGATGTTCAGTGCCGATCGGTTGGTTTAG
- a CDS encoding glutathione S-transferase family protein: protein MQLKLVIGNKNYSSWSLRPWLVLKQLGVEFEEILIPLFVGDWRQQIGQYTPAGKVPVLICDHFAIWESLAIMEFLVEQFPEANLLPTDPAARAMNRSIAAEMHAGFINVRTHMPMNGRARYPGMGRTIDVLKEINRITTIWRDCRNRYGSGGDLLFGHFTIADAMYAPVVLRFVTYGVELDPVCQAYLEAVLNLPAMQEWLAAGAIEPYTIANYEYQV from the coding sequence ATGCAGCTTAAATTAGTGATCGGCAACAAGAACTATTCTTCCTGGTCACTGCGCCCCTGGTTGGTGCTAAAGCAATTGGGGGTGGAGTTTGAGGAAATCCTGATCCCACTGTTTGTGGGCGATTGGCGACAGCAAATAGGGCAATATACACCCGCTGGTAAGGTGCCAGTTTTAATTTGCGATCATTTTGCAATCTGGGAATCACTGGCGATCATGGAATTTCTGGTGGAGCAGTTCCCTGAAGCTAATTTATTACCAACCGATCCAGCCGCCAGGGCAATGAACCGATCGATCGCTGCCGAGATGCACGCCGGGTTTATTAATGTGCGTACCCATATGCCCATGAACGGCCGTGCTCGCTATCCAGGCATGGGCAGAACAATCGATGTGCTGAAGGAAATCAACCGGATTACCACAATCTGGCGCGATTGCCGGAATAGGTATGGCAGCGGTGGCGATCTGCTGTTTGGCCATTTCACGATCGCTGATGCCATGTATGCCCCGGTGGTGTTGCGGTTTGTCACCTATGGCGTGGAGCTAGACCCAGTTTGTCAGGCCTATCTGGAGGCAGTTTTAAACTTACCCGCAATGCAGGAGTGGTTAGCGGCAGGGGCGATCGAGCCTTATACAATCGCTAACTATGAATATCAGGTTTAG
- a CDS encoding acyl-CoA thioesterase, whose protein sequence is MYIHQRQIYFKDTDAAGVVYFANALSICHESYEAALRDFGVDVREFFSDRGGYAVPIVHAEIDFYQPVFCGDRLVIQVLPEQRSLYSFQINYQIFANCEADLVAQDIQLNAKQKPCAKAITQHVCISTSDRRKTELPDQLTQWLANYSPTD, encoded by the coding sequence ATGTATATTCATCAACGGCAGATTTATTTTAAAGATACTGATGCGGCGGGGGTGGTTTATTTTGCTAATGCCTTGAGTATTTGCCATGAATCCTATGAGGCGGCGTTGAGAGATTTTGGTGTTGATGTGCGGGAGTTTTTCAGCGATCGTGGTGGTTATGCGGTGCCGATCGTCCATGCAGAAATTGATTTTTATCAGCCTGTGTTTTGTGGCGATCGCCTGGTGATTCAGGTTTTGCCGGAGCAACGATCGCTCTATTCTTTCCAAATTAATTACCAGATTTTTGCCAATTGTGAGGCTGATTTAGTCGCTCAGGATATTCAACTGAACGCCAAGCAAAAACCTTGTGCCAAGGCGATCACCCAGCATGTTTGTATTAGCACCAGCGATCGGCGTAAGACCGAACTGCCAGACCAGCTAACCCAATGGCTCGCAAATTATTCACCTACTGATTAA